A window of the Lates calcarifer isolate ASB-BC8 linkage group LG18, TLL_Latcal_v3, whole genome shotgun sequence genome harbors these coding sequences:
- the cdkn1ba gene encoding cyclin-dependent kinase inhibitor 1B — MCNKMSDVRLSNASPTLERVDARQQDNRRPSVCRNLFGTPDREGLQRNAEAHRQEELQAFRERYNFDPETDRPLSPGNYAWEEDSNPPEFYLRPPHGTQRPQRDADSPGDNNTRRDAEERSGRRPNHQPDREGSRKRRPGPPGPCSGECQNKKPHTDGDDDEDQSDRGAGSQAVKAAEERPNRPENGAEVQ; from the exons ATgtgcaacaaaatgtcagatgttCGCCTTTCTAATGCGAGCCCGACATTGGAGAGGGTGGATGCGCGGCAGCAGGACAACCGCAGACCTTCGGTTTGCAGAAATCTTTTCGGCACACCTGACCGAGAGGGGCTACAGAGGAATGCTGAGGCTCACAGGCAGGAAGAACTGCAGGCTTTTAGGGAAAGGTACAATTTTGATCCGGAGACCGACAGGCCGCTCTCTCCGGGCAATTACGCGTGGGAGGAGGACAGCAACCCACCGGAGTTTTATCTCAGACCGCCTCACGGGACCCAGCGGCCCCAGCGAGATGCGGACTCACCCGGCGATAATAACACCCGGCGGGACGCCGAGGAGAGGAGTGGGAGGCGGCCGAATCACCAACCGGACCGAGAGGGTTCGAGGAAAAGACGTCCAGGACCTCCAG GTCCCTGCTCCGGCGAGTGTCAGAATAAAAAGCCGCATACCGAcggagatgatgatgaagaccaGTCGGACCGAGGTGCAGGAAGTCAGGCGGTGAAAGCCGCGGAGGAGAGACCCAACAGGCCAGAGAACGGCGCGGAAGTCCAGTGA
- the cdpf1 gene encoding cysteine-rich DPF motif domain-containing protein 1 isoform X1, translating to MEQSTSETPQKTFTCQLCGLVSPYSYYGQKPPNTRAIVLLEECFVTKDPFTPDKEKFLVLGSTCSLCSLCVCVGSDCSLFYTKRFCMKCVNKHLDQFPHQVQAELAKKKQSSRAAIS from the exons ATGGAGCAAAGTACGAGTGAAACCCCTCAAAAAACATTTACGTGCCAGTTGTGTGGTTTAGTTAGCCCTTATAGTTACTACGGCCAGAAACCACCAAACACTAGAGCTATTGT GTTGCTTGAGGAGTGTTTTGTGACTAAGGACCCCTTCACTCCGGACAAGGAGAAGTTTCTTGTTTTGGGGTCTACCTGCAGCCTGtgcagcctgtgtgtctgtgttggatCG gaCTGTAGTCTTTTCTACACCAAGAGGTTCTGCATGAAGTGTGTGAACAAGCACCTGGACCAGTTCCCCCATCAGGTTCAGGCTGAGCTGGCCAAGAAGAAGCAGAGCTCCAGGGCTGCCATCTCATGA
- the cdpf1 gene encoding cysteine-rich DPF motif domain-containing protein 1 isoform X2, with the protein MAAGLALKTRNKLFPCSPALNDGAKLLEECFVTKDPFTPDKEKFLVLGSTCSLCSLCVCVGSDCSLFYTKRFCMKCVNKHLDQFPHQVQAELAKKKQSSRAAIS; encoded by the exons atggctgctggaCTCGCTTTGAAAACCAGGAACAAACTTTTTCCCTGCTCCCCTGCTCTGAACGATGGAGCAAA GTTGCTTGAGGAGTGTTTTGTGACTAAGGACCCCTTCACTCCGGACAAGGAGAAGTTTCTTGTTTTGGGGTCTACCTGCAGCCTGtgcagcctgtgtgtctgtgttggatCG gaCTGTAGTCTTTTCTACACCAAGAGGTTCTGCATGAAGTGTGTGAACAAGCACCTGGACCAGTTCCCCCATCAGGTTCAGGCTGAGCTGGCCAAGAAGAAGCAGAGCTCCAGGGCTGCCATCTCATGA
- the pparaa gene encoding peroxisome proliferator-activated receptor alpha a, whose amino-acid sequence MAGDLYSPPSPLGDSLLDSPLCGDLMEDLRDISQSIGDDTLGFDFPEYQSTGSGSENSVALDTLTPASSPSSGVCGATPGPEESLNLECRVCSDKASGFHYGVHACEGCKGFFRRTIRLKLEYDKCERRCKIQKKNRNKCQYCRFHKCLSVGMSHNAIRFGRMPQVEKLKLKAEIKMVEKEVKSPMLADHKILIRQIHEAYMKNFNMNKAKARLILTGKTSKPPFIIHDMETFQLAERTLAVHMVNDGYPEPESGLQARDVLPGVGCGELQQREAEARLFHCCQSTSVETVTELTEFAKAVPGFQNLDLNDQVTLLKYGVYEALFTLLASCMNKDGLLVARGGGFITREFLKSLRRPFSDMMEPKFQFATRFNSLELDDSDLALFVAAIICCGDRPGLVDVPLVEQLQEGIVQALRLHLLANHPDDTFLFPRLLQKLADLRELVTEHAQLVQEIKTTEDTSLHPLLQEIYRDMY is encoded by the exons ATGGCAGGGGATCTCTACAGCCCCCCGTCCCCACTGGGGGACTCCCTTCTGGACAGTCCCCTGTGCGGAGACCTGATGGAGGACCTTCGCGACATCTCCCAGTCCATAGGAGACGACACGCTGGGGTTTGACTTCCCGGAGTACCAGAGCACCGGGTCGGGGTCGGAGAActctgttgcactgg ACACCCTGACCCCAGCCTCCAGTCCGTCGTCGGGGGTGTGTGGAGCCACCCCGGGTCCCGAGGAGAGCCTCAACCTGGAGTGCCGGGTGTGCTCGGACAAGGCTTCGGGCTTCCACTACGGGGTGCATGCATGTGAGGGCTGCAAG GGTTTCTTCAGAAGGACCATCAGGTTGAAGCTGGAGTACGACAAGTGTGAACGCAGGTGCAAAATCCAAAAGAAGAATCGCAACAAGTGCCAGTACTGCCGATTCCACAAGTGCCTCTCTGTGGGCATGTCCCACAATG CCATCCGGTTTGGTCGGATGCCCCAGGTGGAGAAGCTGAAGCTAAAGGCGGAGATCAAGATGGTGGAGAAAGAAGTGAAAAGTCCCATGTTGGCCGACCACAAGATTCTGATCAGGCAGATCCACGAAGCTTACATGAAGAACTTCAACATGAACAAAGCGAAAGCTCGGCTCATACTCACCGGAAAAACCAGCAAACCG CCTTTCATCATTCACGACATGGAGACGTTCCAGCTGGCGGAGAGGACGTTAGCGGTCCACATGGTAAACGATGGATACCCAGAGCCCGAGAGTGGCCTTCAAGCTAGGGATGTGCTTCCGGGTGTGGGGTGTGGGGAGCTTCAGCAGAGGGAGGCTGAGGCTAGGCTCTTCCACTGCTGCCAGAGCACCTCGGTGGAGACGGTCACAGAGCTGACGGAGTTCGCTAAGGCCGTGCCGGGTTTCCAGAACCTGGATCTGAACGATCAG gtgACTCTATTAAAATACGGTGTTTATGAAGCCCTCTTCACCCTCCTGGCCTCCTGCATGAACAAAGACGGCCTCCTGGTGGCCCGTGGTGGAGGCTTCATCACTCGTGAATTTCTCAAGAGTCTCCGGCGTCCATTTAGCGACATGATGGAGCCCAAGTTCCAGTTTGCCACACGCTTCAACTCTCTGGAGCTGGACGACAGCGACCTGGCCCTTTTTGTGGCGGCCATTATCTGCTGTGGAG ACCGTCCAGGCCTGGTGGATGTACCTCtggtggagcagctgcaggaaggCATCGTTCAGGCGCTACGGCTCCACCTGCTGGCCAACCACCCCGACGACACCTTCCTCTTTCCCCGACTCCTGCAGAAGCTGGCTGACCTCCGGGAGCTGGTCACCGAGCATGCTCAGTTGGTGCAGGAAATCAAAACAACGGAGGACACGTCGCTGCACCCTCTGCTGCAAGAGATATACAGGGACATGTACTGA